In Henningerozyma blattae CBS 6284 chromosome 6, complete genome, the following are encoded in one genomic region:
- the TBLA0F01150 gene encoding uncharacterized protein (similar to Saccharomyces cerevisiae YOL087C; ancestral locus Anc_3.115): MPKKPCLSLTYGILPSSHQYTDKQILPINKLASVEDSNGISNFISCSRDGSVIIREYTTVNVDINSCKLTKLNGHTDWINDLVILDHNRFITVGNDCLIILYFCMDNIWSFIRVGTHSDYIKCIDLLPCTMENCYQIVTCGLDGIIKLWQLNFNLYNGGLQNIQLLNTWTNTKDNISIYSLQTVKHNFNDNFDFIIGDSTGDIVFFKSDANSEVLRIKNKWISNIKVLKLLNNDTYLFSSFANGKICLYDLELLNNVQLLNNTQIIDPSVVVTYNWNYPIWSIYGDSLEELYLGDMMGNINRFAFQSTLKKFKLKPLYNNTKNNGILSLTKTNNNNNLWFSISNSSDLLCLDLLSLKTTKIIEGGFALKKCSLLCDRIHVLTMDTLGNFQKWNIITCTVKNDKATNVNIPANNLIVDFDQAVKDCNKSTNSKSLPKWCEVTIKVGVLFVKINENYPNYYIPSKLLQKFSITNNFQIEDEKFYNIKKIFLFSLLQNFIKYESQRQTNPTINSTDYKENTNKVKEATYEFANQQTLTFSNGLKETTTLSSSFSSDATVTDEDSNLYHTHSYSLNLQPTRDLSSPSSSVYRSDISILSKELLKQGLKDGLRDINEQETVQQLEQENTNHNHQDQYPIQEGLIPQIVGQGQLQENVLPQGQIQGQEHNSILPTISVQGQDVIPPQTLGNTPLSISSHPLGQENAQGNIFSQIMEQDRVQIQENTTSLSSQGMGKLQKRENICSEQNQIKENLAPYQLRHFPQQDNPSPQVQKQSQIQEKISSQPLHQASTYDKMVSRAVEQELIQNQPQLINGKNLFFVDYITKLYDQRLNDSTKSASPESSLSHETANDQLDYPLLNTPLFKFDNQVPLIQIDSNIQLTVEYIESAIPVNQTIFKTILPKQVKENYQLYRNLERFLPFWLSKILFIDDTIKNKDPLLVPKKKITNSSYKKKNQQDHQLKFTVLPCKKSYVSVSRTPAAIEINAASTSSSSNSKDDSHNNSSSSGISSSSSSNNNNPGSIFKSFMKSSNNTMSKFTQGTQLPKINLKKSKLISNESIQVRAIKTYISNLLNKKLLEINENLSPTQWIELTCKDKILEDHLTLGYIQSHYWKSNDCIIIHYRRKLIV, translated from the coding sequence ATGCCCAAAAAACCATGCCTGTCATTGACTTATGGGATTCTCCCCTCTTCTCATCAATATACAGATAAGCAGATACTCcctattaataaattggcCTCTGTAGAAGATTCTAATGGGATTAGTAACTTTATATCCTGTTCTAGAGATGGGTCTGTGATTATTAGAGAATATACTACGGTTAATGTTGACATTAATTCATGTAAATTGACCAAATTGAATGGTCATACGGATTGGATCAATGATTTGGTTATTTTGGATCATAATAGGTTTATCACTGTAGGTAATGATTGTTtgattattctttatttttgtatGGATAATATCTGGTCATTTATTAGAGTAGGTACTCATTCTGATTATATCAAATGtattgatttattaccTTGCACCATGGAAAATTGTTATCAGATTGTCACATGTGGCTTAGATGgtattatcaaattatgGCAATTGAATTTCAACCTTTATAATGGTGGGTTACAAAATATACAATTGTTAAACACTTGGACAAACACAAAggataatatttcaatttactCATTGCAGACAGTCAAAcataattttaatgataattttgatttcatCATAGGTGATAGTACCGGTGATATTGTCTTTTTCAAGTCTGATGCCAATTCAGAAGTTTTAAggattaaaaataaatggatttctaatattaaagtGTTAAAGTTATTAAACAATGATACTTAtctattttcatcttttgcCAATGGGAAGATATGTCTTTAtgatttggaattattGAACAATGTTCAACTATTGAATAATACCCAAATAATAGACCCAAGCGTGGTAGTCACTTACAATTGGAATTACCCCATTTGGTCTATATATGGAGATTCTTTAGAGGAACTGTATTTAGGGGATATGATGGGCAATATTAATCGGTTCGCTTTCCAATcaactttgaaaaaatttaaattaaaaccTCTATATAATAACACCAAAAATAACGGGATACTTTCATTGACAAAAActaacaacaataataacctTTGGTTTTCCATTTCGAATTCCTCTGATTTGTTATGTTTggatttattatctttgaAAACTACAAAAATCATCGAGGGAGGATTtgctttgaaaaaatgtAGTTTATTATGTGATAGAATTCATGTCTTGACTATGGATACTTTGGGtaatttccaaaaatgGAATATCATCACTTGTACAGTTAAGAATGATAAAGCAACGAATGTGAATATACCTgcaaataatttgataGTCGATTTCGATCAAGCTGTAAAAGATTGTAATAAATctacaaattcaaaatcgCTACCCAAATGGTGCGAAGTTACCATAAAAGTAGGTGTATTATTTGTCAagattaatgaaaattatccaaattattatatccCTTCCAAGCTCTTACAGAAATTTTCCATTACAAACAATTTCCaaattgaagatgaaaaattttataatattaaaaaaatctttttattttctcttttacaaaattttattaaatatgaatCACAAAGACAAACTAATCCAACCATTAATTCAACTgattataaagaaaatacaaACAAAGTTAAAGAAGCTACTTATGAATTTGCCAATCAACAGACTCTTACATTTTCTAATGGACTAAAAGAAACTACAACcttatcatcttcattttccTCAGATGCAACTGTGACAGATGAAGATTCGAATCTATATCATACACATTCTTATTCGTTAAATTTACAACCTACAAGAGATTTATCTTCTCCATCATCTTCTGTTTATAGATctgatatttcaattttatcaaaggaattattaaaacaagGATTGAAAGATGGATTGCGAGATATTAATGAGCAGGAAACAGTACAACAGCTGGAACAAGAGAATACTAATCATAATCATCAAGACCAATATCCAATACAAGAGGGATTAATACCCCAAATAGTGGGACAAGGGCAATTACAAGAAAACGTATTACCACAAGGACAAATACAGGGTCAAGAACATAATTCGATATTACCAACAATCTCAGTCCAAGGCCAAGATGTAATACCACCACAAACATTGGGGAATACCCCATTAAGCATATCATCTCATCCATTGGGACAAGAGAACGCACAAggtaatatattttcacaAATAATGGAGCAGGATAGAGTACAAATACAGGAGAACACAACATCATTATCGTCACAAGGTATGGGCAAACTTCAAAAACGAGAAAATATATGTTCTgaacaaaatcaaataaaagagAATTTAGCACCATACCAATTACGACATTTTCCACAACAAGATAATCCATCACCCCAAGTCCAGAAACAAAGTCAaatacaagaaaaaatatcatcacAGCCACTGCATCAAGCCTCCACTTATGATAAAATGGTATCACGAGCAGTAGAGCAAGAATTAATACAGAACCAACCTCAGCTGATTAATGGTAAAAACCTTTTTTTCGTTGATTACATCACAAAATTATATGATCAACGTTTAAATGATTCTACCAAATCAGCATCACCTGAATCATCTCTTTCACATGAAACTGCAAATGATCAATTAGATTATCCGTTACTAAACACTCCTCTCTTCAAATTTGATAATCAAGTTCCATTAATTCAAATCgattcaaatattcaattgacCGTAGAATATATTGAATCAGCTATTCCCGTGAATCAAACTATCTTTAAAACTATACTCCCGAAACAAGTTAAGGAAAATTACCAATTATATAGAAACCTGGAACGTTTCTTACCATTTTGGTTATCGAAAATCCTATTTATAGATGATAccataaaaaataaagatccTCTTCTGGTaccaaagaagaaaattacAAACAGTAGCtataagaagaaaaatcaacaagatcatcaattaaaattcaCTGTTTTGCCATGTAAAAAAAGTTATGTTTCAGTGTCAAGAACTCCAGCAGCAATAGAAATTAATGCAGCAAGTACGAGTAGTTCAAGTAACAGTAAAGATGACTCTCATAATAACAGTTCCAGTAGTGGAAttagcagcagcagcagtagtaataataataacccTGGTTctatatttaaatctttcatgaaatcttcaaataatacgATGTCTAAATTTACTCAAGGTACTCAATTaccaaaaattaatttgaaaaaatccaaattgATATCAAATGAATCAATTCAAGTTCGAGCAATAAAGacttatatttcaaatttacttaataaaaaacttttagaaattaatgaaaactTGAGTCCAACTCAGTGGATCGAATTGACTTGcaaagataaaatattagaagatCATCTAACCTTGGGTTATATCCAATCTCATTATTGGAAATCGAATGAttgtataataatacattatagaagaaaattaattgtaTAA
- the SPP381 gene encoding U4/U6-U5 snRNP complex subunit SPP381 (similar to Saccharomyces cerevisiae SPP381 (YBR152W); ancestral locus Anc_3.112): MVIRHIRKRGHKNDTSSESESDSSSSDSLEEKVVTKSIVNEESRVIKKNDTYSSSDEESDSSESSSSSSDEEIIFHRPILLNKNPTNEKIRNETKPISAISNLNKIRKTLDLEQSERNELNILGNNYSTDQDLIKKILLLNDNDTIDAENEKKLWENRQLKRKQDYKDTLIEKQLLLEQYEANKYKNALLPLEGTELGNDHDQDSNDIPKKKRLESSYRKKDFKPKRVQDMKMQKDLVHTTSYDPNDSEYATYQS, translated from the coding sequence ATGGTCATTAGACATATACGGAAGAGAGGGCACAAGAATGATACAAGCTCTGAATCTGAATCCGATTCAAGCTCATCCGATTCATTAGAAGAGAAAGTAGTAACAAAATCAATCGTTAATGAAGAGTCAAGAGTTATAAAGAAGAATGATACTTATAGTAGTAGCGATGAAGAATCAGATAGCAGTGAGAGTAGCAGTAGTAGCAGTGATGAAGAAATCATTTTCCATCGGCCAATACTCTTGAACAAAAATCCAaccaatgaaaaaatacGTAATGAAACAAAACCTATTTCTGccatttcaaatttaaacaaaattagaaaaacaCTTGACTTAGAACAAAGTGAGAGGaatgaattgaatatattggGAAACAATTACTCCACAGACCAAGatcttattaaaaaaattctattgCTAAATGACAATGATACCATTGATGCTGAGAatgagaaaaaattatgggAAAATAGACAACTGAAAAGAAAGCAAGATTATAAGGATACTTTGATTGAAAAACAGTTGTTATTAGAACAATATGAGGcaaacaaatataaaaatgcaTTACTTCCTTTAGAAGGAACAGAATTAGGAAATGATCATGATCAAGATTCCAACGACAttccaaagaaaaaaagattgGAAAGTTcttatagaaaaaaagattttaaacCTAAAAGGGTTCAAGATATGAAAATGCAAAAGGATTTAGTTCACACAACTTCGTATGATCCTAATGATTCTGAATATGCAACGTATCAATCATAA
- the SUP45 gene encoding translation termination factor eRF1 (similar to Saccharomyces cerevisiae SUP45 (YBR143C); ancestral locus Anc_3.121): MDLETEAEKNIEIWKVKKLIQGLQKARGNGTSMISLVIPPKGQISIIQKMLTDEYGTASNIKSRVNRLSVLSAITSTQQKLKLYTKVPPNGLVLYCGDMITDEGKEKKVTYDIEPYKPINTSLYMCDNKFHTEVLSELLEADDKFGFIVMDGQGTLFGLLSGNTRTVLHKFTVDLPKKHGRGGQSAVRFARLREEKRHNYVRKVAEVAVQNFIANDKVTVKGLILAGSADFKTDLNKSELFDQRLQSRVIKIVDVSYGGENGFNQAIELSAETLANVKFVQEKKLLTEYFDEISQDTGKFCYGIDDTLKALDLGAVETLIVYENLETIRYTFKDAEDKEIIRFAEPNATDKSYAIDKATGQEMEVIEEKPFVEWLAESYKDYGATLEFITNKSSEGAQFVTGFGGIGGILRYKVNFEQLIEDSEDEYYDDDDEVESDYDFI; this comes from the coding sequence ATGGATTTAGAAACTGAAgctgaaaaaaatattgaaatttggaAAGTCAAGAAGTTAATCCAAGGTTTACAAAAAGCCAGAGGTAATGGTACATCCATGATTTCATTAGTTATTCCACCAAAGGGTCAAATTTctataattcaaaaaatgttGACTGATGAATATGGTACTgcttcaaatattaaatcaagAGTTAATCGTCTATCTGTTTTAAGTGCTATTACATCTACtcaacaaaaattaaagttatATACCAAAGTTCCACCAAATGGGTTAGTTCTTTATTGTGGTGATATGATTACCGATGAAGGTAAGGAAAAGAAAGTTACATATGATATCGAACCATACAAACCAATTAACACTTCCTTATATATGTGTGATAATAAGTTTCATACTGAAGTCTTGtctgaattattagaagcTGATGATAAGTTTGGTTTTATTGTTATGGATGGTCAAGGTACATTATTTGGTTTATTATCAGGTAATACTAGAACAGTTCTACATAAATTCACTGTGGATTTACCAAAGAAGCATGGTAGAGGTGGTCAATCTGCCGTTCGTTTTGCTCGTTtaagagaagaaaaaagacATAATTATGTTAGAAAAGTTGCTGAAGTTGCAGTGCAAAATTTCATTGCTAATGATAAAGTAACCGTTAAAGGTTTAATTTTGGCTGGTTCTGCTGATTTCAAAACCGATTTAAACAAATCTGAATTATTCGATCAAAGATTACAATCCAGAGTTATCAAGATTGTCGATGTTTCATACGGTGGTGAAAATGGGTTTAACCAAGCTATTGAATTATCTGCAGAAACTTTAGCAAATGTTAAATTTGTccaagaaaagaaattattaacagAATATTTCGATGAAATTTCTCAAGATACTGGTAAATTCTGCTATGGTATCGATGATACATTAAAGGCACTTGACTTGGGTGCTGTTGAAACTTTAATTGTTTATGAAAATTTGGAAACCATAAGATATACATTTAAAGATGCtgaagataaagaaatCATCAGATTTGCTGAACCTAATGCTACTGATAAATCTTATGCCATTGATAAAGCTACCGGCCAAGAAATGGAAGTCATTGAAGAAAAACCTTTTGTTGAATGGTTAGCCGAAAGTTATAAGGATTATGGTGCTACTTTAGAGTTCATCACCAACAAATCCTCTGAAGGTGCACAATTCGTTACTGGTTTTGGTGGCATCGGTGGTATTTTACGTTATAAGGTGAACTTCGAACAATTAATTGAAGACTCAGAAGATGAATATTacgatgatgatgatgaagtgGAATCTGATTATGATTTCATCTAG
- the RPB5 gene encoding DNA-directed RNA polymerase core subunit RPB5 (similar to Saccharomyces cerevisiae RPB5 (YBR154C); ancestral locus Anc_3.114), translating to MDQENERNVSRLWRTFRTVKEMVRDRGYFITQEEIDLSLEDFKSKYTNSMGTPERKNISFQANPTEETLAKFPELGSLWVEFCDEPSVGVKTMKTFVIHIQEKNFQTGIFVYQNNITPSAMKLVPSIPPATIETFHEASLIVNITHHELVPKHIRLSDEEKKELLKKYRLKESQLPRIQKADPVALYLGLKRGEVVKIIRKSETAGRYASYRICM from the coding sequence atggatcaagaaaatgaaagaaaTGTCTCAAGACTTTGGAGAACTTTTAGAACTGTCAAAGAAATGGTCAGAGATAGAGGCTATTTCATAACTCAAGAAGAGATTGATTTATCTTTGGAAGATTTCAAATCGAAGTATACAAATTCAATGGGTACACCAGAACGTAAAAATATCTCATTCCAAGCAAATCCAACTGAAGAAACCTTGGCTAAATTCCCTGAACTTGGATCATTATGGGTTGAATTTTGTGATGAGCCCTCTGTTGGTGTTAAAACTATGAAAACTTTTGTTATCCACATTCAAGAGAAAAACTTTCAAACAGGTATTTTTGTCTATCAAAATAACATTACTCCAAGTGCTATGAAATTAGTCCCATCAATTCCACCTGCCACTATTGAAACTTTCCACGAAGCTTCCTTAATCGTTAATATTACACATCACGAATTAGTTCCAAAACACATTAGATTAagtgatgaagaaaagaaagaactattaaaaaaatatagattaAAAGAATCTCAATTACCAAGAATTCAAAAAGCTGATCCTGTTGCCCTTTACCTAGGGTTGAAAAGAGGTGAAGTTGTCAAGATTATCAGAAAGAGTGAAACTGCCGGTCGTTATGCAAGTTACAGAATTTGTATGTAA
- the MRPS9 gene encoding mitochondrial 37S ribosomal protein uS9m (similar to Saccharomyces cerevisiae MRPS9 (YBR146W); ancestral locus Anc_3.117) encodes MNICKVLNLHLKPQRFGQLRNFHICNALKYENERRSYRQFDHSSLSRTIPALPTFYSSNPPHEYRIQRLESLIKKYAKYPTVQETIRFDQENGNMTINKRERPNWISIDQYKMIGGDTRLKPKQYENLIRLLNRLYQIDGQLSNLEIKEELNKYLHKPPLSFQAENLHQQKQLDKYGRALGISHRKTARAKVYVVRGSGEVLVNGRQLNQYFLKMKDRANILKPLQVTQTSGEFNLFILVSGGGLTGQSEAAMQAISKALLIWNPLLKPCLRQAGLMTRDYRHVERKKPGHKKARKMPTWVKR; translated from the coding sequence atgaatatatgtAAAGtattaaatcttcatttgAAACCCCAACGGTTCGGACAATTACGGAACTTCCATATTTGTAATGCATTAAAGTATGAAAATGAAAGGAGATCGTACAGACAATTTGATCATAGTTCGTTATCTCGTACTATTCCTGCTTTACCAACATTTTATTCATCCAACCCTCCACATGAATATCGTATTCAACGACTTGAATCGTTGATTAAGAAGTATGCTAAATATCCTACTGTCCAAGAGACAATTCGATTTGATCAAGAAAATGGGAATATGACTATCAATAAGAGAGAGAGACCTAATTGGATCTCTATTGATCAATATAAGATGATTGGCGGGGACACTCGTTTGAAACCAAAGCAATATGAGAATTTAATACGATTATTGAACCGTTTATATCAAATCGATGGGCAATTAAGTAACttagaaattaaagaagaattgaataaatatttacataaACCACCTCTATCATTCCAAGCAGAAAATTTGCATCAACAGAAACAATTGGATAAGTATGGACGTGCATTAGGAATCAGCCATCGTAAAACTGCTCGTGCCAAAGTGTATGTAGTTCGTGGATCAGGTGAAGTTCTTGTCAATGGTCGTCAATTGaaccaatattttttaaagatgaaagaTCGTGCTAATATATTGAAACCTTTACAAGTCACCCAAACTAGTGGTGAGTTCAATCTTTTCATTCTTGTCTCTGGTGGTGGATTAACTGGTCAATCCGAAGCTGCTATGCAAGCAATTTCTAAAGCTTTACTAATATGGAATCCTCTATTGAAACCATGCTTACGTCAAGCTGGATTAATGACTAGGGATTATCGTCATGTGGAAAGAAAGAAACCTGGCCATAAGAAGGCAAGAAAGATGCCAACTTGGGTGAAGCGTTAA
- the MHF1 gene encoding Mhf1p (similar to Saccharomyces cerevisiae YOL086W-A; ancestral locus Anc_3.116), translated as MSTPSTQLEAQLKAKLWCVVEAQLRSDLPRNTVCTPSFVNALVELCYVQLVEMGRDLEAFAHHASRNVITEDDLALLLRKTPDLLALLEQ; from the coding sequence ATGAGTACCCCTTCTACTCAACTTGAGGCACAACTTAAAGCAAAGTTGTGGTGTGTTGTAGAGGCACAGTTACGGAGTGATTTACCTCGTAATACAGTTTGTACTCCAAGTTTTGTCAATGCTCTTGTTGAGTTATGTTATGTACAACTAGTAGAGATGGGCAGAGACCTTGAGGCATTTGCCCACCATGCCTCTAGAAATGTGATTACTGAAGATGACCTAGCATTACTCTTGCGTAAGACTCCAGACCTTTTAGCTTTATTAGAACAATGA
- the ATG34 gene encoding Atg34p (similar to Saccharomyces cerevisiae ATG19 (YOL082W); ancestral locus Anc_3.120) produces MTNFSIYLDNNLLGKYRADVGTLSDKNKFPEWLQSALNSININPSEDIQISNYQLFWSTARKDELEQNLLKPLVTERDYLLFADSFFINEPFVYLYKKNIESEKLEDNSSDEMVTISRNILNEIYTTLKKLEDLQLKNNNTTANVLSNGISEVKDVPHSDRIHRGIICDGCHPGDAMNDSFIVGTRYKCLVCKDLDLCTKCENDDTLTIPGHKTEHPIMKMKLPIASRCSRINIHPPRSNETVLNIPEEKKELFDFFSKVQDTSTLSNIQHGFETYQRWLEKVGGKESEIEKLLDVHSIMQQELRQETIKTDNKTNISSTDSERVMKNNLKGQLEPSLKIDKQEQQSKIEKENEKEGKCLDNNMKDNNSSVSNDFQTITLEDKEMSDEKLEELNDSQELLEDNSRDAISVAYRKEDFTFVFDMKNESLHDITNLEIFELKFNDSPIESISIKNLPLLARGQNSQVIRLFPKKIPLDCNWGRTNSDGNLPSNLKFSIKLFDSNGEVAYSIISNTKSYFELSPDCNFLDDSTVTNISANHSITSLVNEWAEYDLLSDTDLSSN; encoded by the coding sequence ATGACAaacttttcaatatatttggaCAATAATTTACTCGGAAAATATAGAGCTGATGTAGGAACTTTAtcagataaaaataaatttcctGAATGGTTACAATCTGCATTAAATTCCATTAATATCAATCCATCAGAAGACATACAAATCTCAAACtatcaattattttggAGCACTGCTAGAAAAGATGAACTAGaacaaaatttattgaaaccTTTGGTTACTGAAAGAGACTATCTTTTATTTGCCgatagtttttttattaacgAACCTTTCGTTTATCtgtataagaaaaatattgaatctgaaaaattagaagataaTTCATCAGATGAGATGGTTACCATTtctagaaatattttaaatgaaatttatacaactttgaagaaattagaagatttacaattaaaaaacaataataccaCTGCAAATGTGCTATCTAATGGTATTAGTGAAGTTAAAGATGTGCCACACTCAGATCGTATCCATCGTGGAATAATATGTGATGGTTGTCATCCAGGAGATGCAATGAATGATAGTTTTATTGTTGGGACTAGATACAAGTGTTTGGTATGTAAGGATCTTGACCTTTGCACCAAATGTGAGAATGATGATACATTAACTATTCCAGGTCATAAAACGGAACATCCTAtcatgaaaatgaaattaccAATCGCTTCAAGATGCAGtagaattaatattcatCCTCCACGCAGTAATGAAActgttttaaatattccagaagagaaaaaagaattatttgatttttttagcAAAGTACAGGATACATCTACTCTATCTAATATTCAACATGGGTTTGAAACTTATCAACGTTGGTTAGAGAAAGTAGGCGGTAAAGAATCAGAAATtgagaaattattagatgtaCATTCTATTATGCAACAAGAACTTCGTCAAGAAACTATAAAAACagataataaaacaaatatctCTAGTACTGACTCTGAACGTgtgatgaaaaataatttaaaaggTCAACTTGAACCATCTTTGAAAATAGATAAACAAGAGCAACAAAgtaaaattgaaaaggaaaatgaaaaagaagGAAAATGTTTGGACAATAATAtgaaagataataatagtagcGTCTCTAATGATTTTCAAACTATCACTTtagaagataaagaaatgTCAGAcgaaaaattagaagaattgaaCGATTCTCAGGAGCTCCTTGAAGATAATTCAAGAGATGCTATTTCTGTGGCTTATAGAAAGGAAGATTTCACTTTTGTCTTTGACatgaaaaatgaaagttTACATGATATTACcaatttggaaatatttgaattgaaatttaatgattccCCAATTGAATCAATTAGTATTAAAAATCTTCCATTACTTGCAAGAGGACAGAACAGCCAAGTTATTAGGTTATTCCCCAAGAAAATCCCTCTGGACTGCAACTGGGGTAGAACAAATTCTGATGGTAATTTACCATcgaatttaaaattcaGTATAAAACTATTTGATAGTAATGGGGAGGTGGcttattcaattatttctaaCACCAAGAGTTACTTTGAATTATCTCCAGATTGTAATTTTCTAGATGACAGTACTGTTACCAATATATCTGCAAACCATTCAATTACTTCTCTTGTTAATGAATGGGCAGAATATGATTTACTATCTGATACTGatttatcttcaaattaa
- the RIB7 gene encoding 2,5-diamino-6-(ribosylamino)-4(3H)-pyrimidinone 5'-phosphate reductase (similar to Saccharomyces cerevisiae RIB7 (YBR153W); ancestral locus Anc_3.113) — MSLTPLRKEFPLFLKPYLPNESIRTDDRPFITLTYAQSLDSRISKGKGIRTTISHLETKTMTHYLRLHHDGILIGSGTITADNPGLNCKIDEEKIQMNSPRPIIIDPNQNWNFKDSKIEELYLKNQGKSPIVFIKENADIKYPNENVNYERLKFNKDGFNWIDIFELLSKKYQMKSIMIEGGANVINRLLMKPELIDSLIITIGSVYLGKNGVEVSPSKALKLKDVNWWKGTTDSVMCARIDSIDD; from the coding sequence ATGTCATTAACTCCTTTGCGAAAAGAATTCCctctatttttaaaaccATATCTACCTAATGAATCTATAAGGACAGATGATAGACCATTTATAACTTTAACTTATGCTCAGTCCCTAGATTCGAGAATTTCAAAAGGGAAAGGTATAAGAACAACTATTTCACATTTAGAAACTAAAACAATGACCCATTATTTACGATTACATCATGATGGTATACTAATTGGTAGTGGTACCATAACTGCAGATAACCCTGGGttaaattgtaaaatagaTGAGgagaaaattcaaatgaacTCACCAAGaccaattattattgatccAAATCAGAATTggaattttaaagattcaaaaattgaagaattatatcTGAAGAATCAAGGAAAATCACCCAttgtatttattaaagaaaatgcagatattaaatatccaaatgaaaatgtaaattatgaaagattaaaattcaataaagaTGGTTTTAATTGGatagatatatttgaattattatcaaaaaaatatcaaatgaaATCTATTATGATTGAAGGTGGGGCAAACGttattaatagattattaatgaaaccTGAATTGATTGATAGTTTAATTATCACAATTGGTTCCGTTTATTTAGGTAAAAATGGTGTAGAGGTTAGCCCTTCCAAAgcattaaaattaaaagatgttAATTGGTGGAAAGGTACGACAGATTCTGTTATGTGTGCAAGAATTGATTCTATAGATGATTAA